DNA sequence from the Acidobacteriota bacterium genome:
TTCGGTGGCGGTGTAAATCTGGAATTCCGGGCCGAACAACCCATTGCCTTTCGGAATGCGGAACATCGGCGAGTAATGCCCAAACACCGACGGCGCATCCAGAATCGCTTCGCCCATTGTGTAAAGCTGATAGTTGAATTGCGACGCTGCGCCCGGCGTCAAGTTCAGCGCCCGGCTCATAAACAGCAGCGACTGAATCGGCGTCCGCAACCGACCGAAGTTCGACGGCACGTTATCGTTGCGCGCTTCCTGATCCATGATGATCGCGTTGACGACTGCTTTCAGATCGCCGCGAACTCCCAGACCGTTGTTGTTGAACACGGCGGCAACGCGCGCGATGTAGGCGGGCGATGGATTGCTGGTGACCATCGCGCGAATCATGCGCGTCGCCAGAAATGGCCCGACGTTCGGATGATTGAACAGAATACTTACAACGGCATCGAGTTCCTGTTGCGGCGACAAACCGGCGGGAATCGTTTGGCCCAGCAATGTTTTTTGCGAGGTGTTGTGTTTGGACGCAATCGGAATCATCGGCGCGGGGTAGTAGTTGTAATTTCCATTGCCCGCCGTGTGCGACGCGTTGTCATACGTCCAACCCGTCAAGGCCAAGGCCAATTGCTGAACGTCGGTTTGCGTGTAGGTCGGAATCGGTTGGTTGCTGGCGTCCAGTTGCTGCGAACCGTCCTGATTCAGTTTGTACAACCCGATGCTGAACAACTGCATGACTTCGCGCGGGTAATTTTCGTTGGCGGCTCCGCCAAACACGCCGCTGTTGGCCGAATCCAGGAACTGCCCCATCGAAGAATCGTTGGTCAGTTCTTTCAGCAACGTGCGGTAATTGCCGAACGCATTGCGGCTGAGCAGTTTTCGCCACGGCGCCAGCATATCGGCGTTGTAATTTTTGAAGTTCGCTTCGACGAAGATTTCGCTGAAGGCGTACATCACGCGTTGCCGCAATTGGTCCTGTCCCGTCAGCGCGTTGGTGAAAACGGCGTCAATGTTGGCGCTGCTGGTGACCGTGAACGGATCGGGCAGCGGCGATTCCGGCAAACTGTACTGATCGTTCAGGAATCCCTGCATGCCCTGTTGTTTGACTTTGGCAACCAGTGCAGGCGTTGCGCCGAAGGTGGTTTGATCCAGAAATCGCCCGATGGTGATCAATTGCGGGTCAACGATAGTAACGCTGGCGGATGCTTTTTTGGTCGTATCAGCCTGGCTGACCGCCGTGACAGTGATGCCACCGGCCGGAATTGCCTGCGGAGCCGTATACAAACCGCTTTGCGAAATTGTTCCGTTAGCCGGATCGCCGCCCGTGGCGTTGTTCACCTGCCAGGTGACGGCGGTGTTGGCTGTTCCTGTAACTGTTGCGCTGAACTGCTGCGTCGCTCCGGCAGTCAATGAAATTGCTGTCGGCGAAATGCTGACGGCAATCGGATTCACAGGAGCCGTCACCGTGACAGTTGCGCTAGCGGATTTGCTCGCGTCAGCCTGACTAACCGCTCTGACAACGACTGAAACTGCGGGCACAGCGGCAGGCGCGGTGTACAACCCCGCGTTTGAAATTGTTCCTGTCGCCGCACTTCCGCCTGTCACGTTATTGACTTGCCAGGTGACAGCCGTGTTCGCCGTGCCGCTCACCGTCGCCGCGAACTGCCGCGTCGTTCCGGTTTGTACGCTCGCGGAACTCGGCGAAATGGAAACGCCAACGGTTTGGCCGCCGCCACTGCCGCCGACCGTAACGGTCGCCGTCGCGGAACGTTCGCTGTTGATGGCGCAAACGGCGCGAATCGTTACCGGACTGGCCATCGCAACAGCAGGCGCAGTGTACAACCCGCCGGAAGTAATCGTGCCGTTCGCGCTGCCGCCGTTGACGTACCAGTAAACCTGTTTGTTCGTCGTCGCGGAAACAATGGCGGTGAATTGCTGTTTGGCCCCGGGAGCGACGGTTGCCGTGGACGGGATGATGGCGACTTTGATTCCCTGCCCCCATTCCAACAACCTTGGCGAAGACGTCACGCTGGGCGAACCGGGATTCGTAACGGTGAGATTTCCGCTCCCCGAATCCGTGAAGTTGCTGGTCACCTTTAGCTGAGTCGCCGAAACGAATGTCGTCGGCATCGCCACGCCTTCCAGCTTGACGACTGCGCCGTTGACGAAATTCGTTCCATTTACAGTAAAGGTCTTGTTGCCGAGTGGAACCGGGTGAGGTGAAAACCATTGTGCTGAAGGGGTCGCCACCACTGCCGTATTTGCCGATGAATCTGTTTGAAAAACAGAAAAACTGAAGAGCGCCAACAGCAAAATCGCCGACAGCCGTCTCCTCATACACGGTGCTGAATATGAATACATATCGCCTTTCCTTTATCCGTTGGCAGGCTCAATAAGCCTGTGTGTGAGCGTCACTGCGCAAGCGCAAAGCTTACGCCTGACCGCATGGGAATGCGGCCTTCGTGCAAGCAGGGGTGTGCCAGTCCCACCGCTACTGAGGCGAAAGAGTAGTTTGGTGACACTGATGGAGGATCAGTTTTATGGGAAGTGTCAGGACCGGCGAGGCGAGTTCAGCGAACGCAGGGTTTGCGCACCAATTTGAGGAAAACGTCCGCAGTGCCGAATCAAGTTTCTTCCGAAAAGAGGGATGCTGTCTATTGAAAGTCTGCAACGGGGAGCAAGACTGAGACCAGTGAAGTATTTTCCAAATCTCGGCCGGGAAAATAGCAAGTCCCTTTATTTCTGGCAAGGACTTTTTCCGGCATTTATTCGCAACGGTTGACACACTTAACACGCTACGTTACTTTCCCAAACTTCAAGCGGGACGGTGGTTTTCGCCAGTTCCCTGCCTTGGAGACCAACCCAATTACAACCCTTCAGGAGAAGAAAAAATGGCTATCAAAGTAGGTATCAATGGCTTTGGGCGCATTGGACGAAATGTCCTGCGTACCGTGCTGGGAGACAAAGATTTCGACATTGTGGCGGTCAATGACCTGACCGACACCAAAACGCTCGCGCATTTGCTGAAATACGATTCGATCCTCGGTAATTTGGAACAGGAAATCACCCACACGGAAAACACCATTACCGTCGCGGGCGACACCTTTCGCGTGTTTGCCGAAAAAGATCCCAAACTGATTCCGTGGGAAGAAGTCGGCGCTGAAATCGTCGTCGAATCCACAGGCCGGTTCACCGACAAGGAAAAAGCCGCCGCTCACCTGCGCGGCCCGGTCAAAAAAGTCATCATCAGCGCCCCAGCAAAAAACGAAGATGTCACCATCGTTCTGGGCGTCAACGAAAATGTTTACGACCCGGCGAAACACCATGTGATCTCGAACGCTTCCTGCACGACGAACTGTCTGGCGCCGGTCGCCAAAGTCATCAACGAAAAATTCGGCATCAAAAAAGCCCAGATGACCACGATCCATTCGTACACGAACGATCAGGTGATTCTGGATTTCCCGCACAAAGATTTGCGCCGCGCTCGTGCGGGCGCGCTTTCGATGATTCCGACTTCGACTGGCGCAGCCAAAGCCGTGGCGTTGGTGCTGCCGGAACTCAAAGGCAAATTTGACGGTATCTCCGTCCGCGTTCCGACGCCGAATGTTTCGGTTGTTGACGTGGTGATGGAGCTAGACAAAGAAACCACTACCGAAGAAGTCAACAAAGCTCTGAGCGAAGCCGCCAACGGCGAACTGAAAGGCATTCTGGGGTTTGAAACCGCGCCGCTGGTTTCCACCGATTACCGTGGCAATTCCAATTCGTCCATCGTGGATGCCGAATACACCAAAGTCATCGGCGGCAACCTGCTGAAAATCCTGTCGTGGTATGACAACGAGTGGGGTTATTCCTGCCGCGTCCGCGACCTGATTAAATACATCGCCAAGAAAGGTTTGTAATGTTCAGAGTCCCGCTTTCAGGCGGCTGGCGCAAATACAAAAGCCGCAGCGAAGTTTGAAATTCACGCTGCGGCTTTTGTATTCACAATTCAGAGGGCTTTCCATGAACACTGCTGTTTCTCGCCGCAGCTTCCTGGCGCTTGCCGGAACCGCACTTTACACAGTCGGGCACGCCGCAACGACAATCGAAGGCATCACTGCGCGTCAAGTGATTGAACGCATCCAGAAACAAGTCGGCGTCCCGTGGCGCAGCGAAACCGTGGACACTTTCAAAATCGGCAACCCCGACATCACGGTCAAAGGGATTGCCACATCGTTCAGCGCCACGCTGGACGTTTGCCAGCGAGCGCACGCTGCCGGACTGAATTTGCTGATCGTTCACGAACCGACGTTTTACAACCACACCGACGACACATCGAATTTGAGCGGCGGAGTGTACGAGACCAAACGGAAGTTCATTGAGCAAAATGGTCTGGTCGTTTGGCGTTTTCACGATCATTGGCACGCGCGCAGGCCGGACGGCATTCTGGCCGGAATGACCGAAGCCTTGGGCTGGAAAAAATATCAATCGTCGGAACAGGCGCGACGCTTTTCCCTGCCCGCCACAACGCTGGAAGGCCTGGCGAAAAGCATGCAAGATCGCCTCGGCGCGCGCGCCTTGCGCGTCATCGGCAACCCGCAATTGGCCGTGCGGAATGTCGTTTTGTCGCCGGGTTTCAATAACTTCGCGCCGATTGCGCGAGCACTGGACAGCCAGGATGTTGATGTAATCGTGATCGGCGAAACCCGCGAATGGGAAGCCGTCGAATACGCTCGCGACGCCGTCACCGCAGGCAAAAAGAAAGGTTTGATCATGCTCGGCCACGTCCCGTCGGAAGAGCACGGCCTGGAAGAATGCGCCAAATGGCTGAAGACCTTTGTGCCCGAAGTGCCAATTCAATACCTGCCCGGTAATGATCCGTTCTGGCGACCCAAACCGTAAGTTGTCCTTGTGCAGGGCCTGATTTATTTCAGGCCTATGCGCAATTCAGAGAGTTTCGTTCCGGCTCCGTAGGAGCCACATGTTTATAGAAACCGCGCGGTTCTGCCCCCAAGCTCCGGAGGAGCGACCNNAGGTCGCTCCTCCGGAGCTTGGGGTAGTGAGCTCTTCAAATCTATAAACATTTCGCGCCGCTGGCGCTGAAAACCTCGTAAAATCACAGTAAACATCATTCGGGAATTACGCACACCCTTCATTTATTTCAGCGGCAAGCTGACGGGCTGACCGCTTGCCGCCGAGCGCTTCGCAGCTTCGACGATTTGCATAACGTTAACGTTGAAATCGCCCGCGACTACGCCTTCAACCGGTTTGTGATTGCGGATGCAATCCACGAAATAGCGAATCGGTTCCGCCCGCGCGCCTTCCAGCGTTCCCAACTCCAATGGCTTCTTTTCCGTGCCAACAATGAGTTCCAGCGTCTTCGGATACCTCATCGCCACACTGCCTTTGTCGCCGAATACTTCCACGTCATAAAACGAACGCGGCAAATCCCACGAACCTTCGGTGATTGCGACTTTGTTGTCGCCGTAAGACATCAACACCGTAGCGTTTGTGTTCGACGGATACACGTCCGGTCGCGTATGCGTCGTAATCGCATAAACCGTTTTTGGCAAACCCAAATACCACAACGCCCATTTCGCGCCGTAACATGTGAAATCAATCAGCGCTCCGCCGCCGCGCGATTCGTCCGTCAGCCATTTCAGGAAATACTTTTGTTTGATGCTGCCCGGTTCAAAATTGCCCGGCCCGCCGTGCCCAATTACCGAGCGCACGCGCCAGACCTTGCCAATGTCTCCGCGCATCGCGACATCGTGCGCGGTGTAATTTTCCGGCCACCAAGCCATTTGATAATTCACCATCAACTGAATTCCGGCTTGCTTGGCGACCGCCATCATCTGTTTGGCTTCGTCATAGGTCGCCGACATCGGCTTTTCAAACATGACGTGAATCTTTCGCGCCGCGCAGGCTTTTGTGACTTCCAGATGCCGATCATTTTCGACAAATGACCAGACGACTTCCGGCTTCTTCTCGTCCAGCATCTTGCTGTAGTTGTCATACACCGGCACGCCAGGCACCTGGTTTTTGACGTAATCGCGCAATTCCTGATTGTCGTCGGAAATGCCCACGATTTCGATCAAGTCGCCACTTTGATGCATCTGATTCAGCTTCGTCACAAAGCCCCAGCAGTGCGAATGGACCAAACCGACGATGGCGATTTTTGTGCGTTGTTGGTTGGCGGCCTGCGCTTGGCCGATGGAGTGAAGACAGAAAAGCAGAAGAGCGATGACGAAGAGATTGATTCGTTGCATGGTGCGGAAGCGTCCTTTGGATTGATGTTGATTTGGAACTCGAAAATTGTAGTTGAACAATGCAGAGATAAGAAGGCGTGAGTGTGTATGCCTTTCAGAAAGGAATCTCAATCCCAAATCACCGGAAGAAGCGCGGAATTTGCGATGCTCACATCCTTGGTCAGAATCGCCACGTTTTCGCCTTGTTGTTGCAAAAGCAGTCCGGCGGCGGCGATCAACCGGTCGTGCATTTCCGGCACGGTGCGCGCGTGCAAACTCGTTTGCAGCGTATCCAGATCAAGCGGCAGCAGTTCGATGCGCGGATCACCCAACACCCGATTGAGTAGAATTGGCACGCTCGCGATTTTTGTCCGTCCCTTGTCCACAATGTCAACAGCTTCAGACAGCGCGATCATCGGAAAGACCAGTTCGCTCACCGGATCGTCGAGAATGGCTTTCGCTGCCAGACCCAGCCGGGGGCTGCTTTCCAGATACCAGACCAGAGCATGCGTATCCACGATGTATTTACTCGCCATTCAACTCTTCCTCGGTCGGATGCCATTCGGCGAGTTTGAAATCTTCTTCCGTCGAAAACTCGCGCCCCGGCGTATCGCGGAATTCCCCGTAGATCAGGTAACGCGGTTGAGCTTGCTTCTGCGATCGGGACAATTTTTCGGCCAATTGCTGAATCAGCCGTAACTGATCTTCGGCGGGAAGCGCCAAGGCCTGCTGCGCGATCAATTGATATTCGCTGGTTGCCATCTGTCTGCTCCTTCTTGAATTGGACTGGCCAATCACCAAGTAATGTCCTTTCCGGTCTTGACGATCAGTTGTTCAGCGAGGAATAGAAGGATCTGAACCTCCTTGTTTAGAACTTCTTCTTGTCCAGTATATGGGACGAAGCGGCTGATCTCACCTTCCTTGTTATGCACCAATGCATTCCTTACCTTGTATATACGTGACGCTAAGTTCGGTATGATCGCGTTGTCACTGCTGTCGAGTCGAAAGCTTGATCCGAATAGTGTTACTTCGTCCGTGAAGTACGGCCCGTGCTTTACCTCGTACTCCTCAATCCACTGACGTAAGACAGCCTTCTCGAAGTAGGTCTCCAGCACAAGCTTTAGTGCGCTAAGTTCGTCAATTCGTGCATCAAATTGGCGAATCGTTTTGATTAGGTCGCGGAGTTTCTTGGGCTTAGTATGCGCGAAGTCAGGCGATACCAATTGTTCCTGCACCTTCTCGTGAAGCGCATTCTCGGAAACAGATGTGTAGAAGTATTCAATGATCTGATATAGGGCTAGGTATCCTAGAACTAGGCTGTCACTGGCAAGGGCGAGATTGTAGTATCCAACTAATTCTGAGTTATATGTCCGTAGGGGAAATTGAACATCTTCAGTCTCTTTGCGGCCAAGCCAATAGTAAGTTCGTTCCCACGATTTGGTGAACGAGACCGAAACGCCTTGTCCAAAGGCAATATGGAACAAGGCTGCCTCGGCCAATTCGTGCAATCGCTGCTGACTCTTCCCGATTGCAGTATCAGGGGCAGTGATAACGCGAATGGACGTGAGCCGAAAAATCTCACCAATTGAGCGATCATCTCTCCTACGCCCAAGATTAGGACTAATCATCGAAAATCGCCGGAGTTCTGAATCTATTCTGTCAACGTCAGTTAAGCTAAGGCAGAAAACTGTTGATAGGTGGCCAATTTCGATGCGAGTAAGGCCGTCGGCACTGGTAAGGGTGTAAATGTCGTCGCCACGTCGAAGCACGCGGCGTGGACCAACTCCTTCAAATCGAACGACGTGTTCATAAAAGCCTGGATAGAAGAGTTGAGTTTCAGAGATTCGGCGAAGCTCTGACTTGCGCGATAGATAGAACTCAAGTTCCTCCATTTTGAGGACGTAGCGCTGGTCACGCAGTTGAACGGCGTAGCCATCCCCCTGTTCGGTGACATCTATGCTTAGCCCTCGGAGAACGGCTTGAGCTGTGGCTAGGTCAGGCGGCATCAGATCACCTCATAAGAGTGCAATGGAAACATAGGGATTCAGTCAAACGCGCTATTGGCCTTTTCAGATGGACTAGGGGCGCAGTCGAATGCGCGGTAATCTCTTCTCTACACAAATGGCGTTGCCTAAATCATCAGGCTGCCTCGCGGCCTTCTCGCATCAGCTTACGCAACGCTTCATTGACTGCTTCAGCCGTAGGGTAAGCCTCGGCTACATCCGGGGCCAGCCTGACTAGCTTGCCTGATAACAATCCGCGGTATTCACGACCTTCGGCCTGGGCGCGCTGTTGCAATTCGGCGAAATCATATTCCGGCGCAATGTCGTCAGCCGGGTAATCTTCATCTTCAATCAAGCGAATGGTTGGTTTCATAATGTCTTCTCTCTTTCGGCGTAGCCTCTCTGGCCGTAATAATTCTGATCGTGTCACCGCGTTCGGTGAAGGTGACAACCAACAAGCGACCTTGCTTTGAAGTGCCGATGGCGGTAAAGCGCGCTTCCTCGATTGAATGCGAGAAGTCGGGCACGACTTCTAAAAAATCATCTTCAAAAACCGTCCGCACTTCTTCAAAAGTAATCCCTCGCTCGGCCAACACACGCGCAGCCTTTGATGATTCCCAAAAGAAAGTATCGCTCATAGCGGTTTTCTTCGTCTAGCGGGGTGGCCGGTTCAGTTTAAGCAGGGCGACGAACTCCAGAACTGTGACGTTTTCGCATGATGTCGCGCACAACGTTGTCACGTACGTCGGTCAGCCAAAAATCTCTCATACATCTTCGCCGCTGCTCAAAACGGATTGATAAGCTGTAAGCCATCAATTTGCTGGTAGGCGTCGAAATCTTCCGAATAGAGCCGCGTCACGCCACCTTCCAAACAGGCAGCAATCACCATCGCATCCCAGAATGACAAGCTGAACCGTTGGCGCACGTCTTCGGCTCTGTCCATCACCGCCCACGTAGGCAGGATCGTCGTCCAGACTTTGCGCCAGTTGTTGATGTCTTGAAATGCCTGGGCGTGGTTATAGCCGAGAGGAACAAGCTTTCGGCTTGCCGCCAAATATTCATTGGCGACTTGCCACAACAGCACGCCATCGGCCAAGCCTTTCACCAATGCGACAGCCTTGGCCTGTTTGACGGGATCGCGCGTGTCCTGCACGTAGATCAGGATATTGGTGTCAACGGCGTTCATGCAGTTCGTCGCGTGTGAAGCGAGGGGCATTTGGTGGAAGTGGATTGGCTTGCATGCTCCGCACAATCGCTTCGATCATCTCTGTGCGCTTGTCAGTTTCGGTGATCTCAGGCGGAAGGATGTGGCTGGGAATGGAATCATCAAGCAAGGTCAGCACGGCACGTGTTGTTTTGGTGATCTTCACTGGGGTCAGCAAACGCACCGTCCCATTCACATCAACTTCTGCTTCTATGGTTTGTAACATAACTCTCTCGGCCCCTTTCAACACTACTTTACCCGATTTTTCAGACAGTTCGCTAGGTCATGATTGTCGTTGCGGCCGGTCGCCAGAGATTTGTCGTTGATGAATGTCGGACACCGGCACACCGTGTTGGTCGTCGCCATCAGGTCGCGTTCGGTTTCGGCTCTCACGCGCTCCGGGGTTGAAGTTCGGCGGGGACCTGCCGGATTTCGCCGAGTTTGCCAATCAGCAAATGAACCAGCAGCAATGCGATCAAATACATCACGGCGCAGACGGCGAAAATCGGCGCGTAGCCATATCCTTTCACCACGCTACCGATGACCAGTTGCGTCACGCCGCCCGCTACGCCTCCAAGAAAACCGCCGAAACCCGTAACGGTTCCGACGGCGTTTTTATGAAAGACTTCGGCGGGCAAGGTGATGTTGCCCCAAGCCGAATGCCCGAACATCACCCCCGCCAACATCAGCACAGCCATCGCGGGCGAAGTCGCTTGGGTGACGGCAAAACACAGCACCAGCATCCAGATGGAAACGCCCAGCATGGTGGTTTTGCGCGCGGTGTTCAGCGCCCAGCCTCTGTGAATCAAAAAGCGCGGCATGGCTCCGCTGAACAAATTGCCGAGCGTCAAGGCGGCAAACGGAATCCAGGCGTACATGCCGACTTCTTTCAAATTGAATCCGCGTTCGGTTTGCAAATAACTCGGCGTCCAGAAAAACAGAAAATACGAAATCGGGTCGGTCAGCATTCTGGCCAAGGCGCAGCCCCAGGTTTCCGGCATTTTTAGCAATTGCACGAATGATGGCTTCGATTGTTCAGCGACCGCTTCAGCTTCGCGGCCTTCCAAGATCAGTTGTTTTTCCTCGTCCGTGATGTTCGGGTGCTCGGTTGGCAACCGGTAAAAGAAAAACCAGAGCGCCACCCAGGCAAATCCGATGGCTCCGGTAAACACAAACGCCGATTGCCATCCATATCGGAGCGCAATGCCAGCGGCAACGGGCACCGCCACGGTGTTTCCGAGCGCGGTTCCGGCGTTGAACAATCCAACGGCCAACGCGCGTTCGCGCATCGGGAACCATTCGGTGACGGCTTTGATACCCGCCGGAAAGTTCGCCGGTTCCATTGTTGCCAATAAACCGCGAAAGAATTGAAAACTGCCTACGCCCGTCGCAAAAGCGTGCAGCATGTTCGCGATGGACCAACCCGAAACAAAAACCAGAAATCCGCGACGCGATCCCAGGTGGTCCACAACCCGTCCGCTGATGACATACGCAACCGCGTAGGTCCACAAAAACGTCGCGGTAATGAGCGCATACCCACTGTCGTCAAAGTGCAGAGCCCCCTGAATTGTGTCTTTAAGGACGGAAAGCGTATTGCGATCCATGTAATTCAGCTCCGAAGCCAGACAGAGCATGATCGCGATGTACCAGCGCAGGTGTTTGATTTTGGGTCTAGGGGAATTGGGCATCGTTTCGGTTCTCCTGTCGGCAAGCCAAAACCTCAAAAGCCGCAGCGGAGGGTCAACTTCACTGCGGCTTTCGGATTTGTTTATGACTTGATGATGGCGATGGAGCGGGAGACGGGACTCGAACCCGCGACGTCCAGCTTGGGAAGCTGGCATTCTACCACTGAATTACTCCCGCAAATTTTCAACGGTCGTTTGACAAGCGACCGTAAAGTAGCACACGCTCCCATCCCTCGCAACGTTTCGGAAAAGCCCTTCCGAAAACAATCCCTCGCAGGTTTTGCCGTCACCGGGGCTTTTGGCTATGATGCGGTTATGGCAAATCTGACCTTCCGGAAGCGCCCCTTGGCGCTGATTATTCTGGACGGTTTTGGTCATTCCGACCAAACCGAAGGCAATGCAATCAAATTGGCCAGAACCCCTTTTCTGGATCAATATCTTCAAAAATATCTTCACACCTTAATTGAAGCTTCCGGCGAACGCGCCGGATTGCGACGCAACCAATCCGGCAGTTCGGAAGTTGGCCACATGAACATTGGCTCTGGCCGAATTGTTCCGGTGGACATCACGCGCATTGACGAAGCCATCGCCAGCGGCAATTTTTTTGACAATCCAACGTTGATTGCCGCCGTGGACGCGGGCAAACATTCAGCGCTGCATTTGATCGGATTGCTTTCAGATGGCGGCGTGCATTCGATGAACTCGCATTTGTACGCGCTGCTGGAAATGGCCGCGCGGCGCGGAGTCGAGCGGGTCTTCGTTCACGTTATCACCGACGGGCGAGACACTCCGGCGAATTCGGGCAAAACGCATGTCGCTGCACTGATCCGGAAAATGCGCGAACTTGGATTGGGGCGCATTTCGACGATTTCCGGGCGCTATTACGCCATGGACAGGGATAACCGCTGGGATCGGATCAAACTTGCGTATGACGCGATGACCGCCGGACAGGGCCGTCAAGCCGCGAATCCGTTGGCCGCGCTTGACGCTTCTTACGAATGCGGCTTGACCGACGAATTTATCGAACCGGTGGTGATGATCGGCGAAAACGGGTTTCCGGTGGCGACCATTCAACGCGGCGATTCGTGCATCTTTTTCAACTTTCGCGCCGACCGCGCACGGCAATTGACGCGAGCGTTCACGGGATTGAATTTTGCCAAATCCGTTGCAGAAGGCTTCGAGCGCGAACGAATTCTGGATTTGAATTTTGCCACCTTCACGCAATACGACCGCGCTGTGAATTCATCCATCGTCTTTCCACCCATCAAGCTGAAAAATACATTGGCCGAAGTCTTTGCCAACCACGGCGTTTCCAATTTGCGGATCGCCGAAACGGAGAAATACGCGCACGTGACGTATTTTTTCAACGGCGGAATCGAACAGGAATATCCCGGAGAAAGCCGAATCCTGGTTCCTTCGCCGGATGTTGCGACCTATGACCAGAAACCGGAAATGAGCGCCTTTCGCCTGACGGACAAAATCTGCCGGGCGCTGGATGATGGCGACACGGATGTGTACATCATCAATTTCGCCAATTGCGATATGGTCGGACACACCGGCAATTTGAAGGCGGCGATCGAAGCCGTTGAAGCGGTTGACACCTGTCTGGGATGGGTCATCGGCACCATCGAACGGTTGAAAGGCGTGGCCATCATCACCGCCGACCACGGCAATTGTGAACAGATGACCGTTACAGAAAGCGACTTCCCCCACACCGCTCACACCAATAATCCAGTTCCGTTTGTACTGTGCGACGCTCATTACAAAGGTCATTTGCGCGACCACGGTGCGCTGGAAGACATCGCGCCAACTTTGCTTGATCTGCTCGGAATCGCCAAACCGAGTGAAATGACCGGACGAAGTTTGCTACTTCATTTATGACAAGCCTCTCGGATCACCAACATATCCTTGTCATTCACGTTGCCGGACTGGCACAGACAATCCTGGCGCTTCCAGCCCTGCATTCCCTGCGCGCGCATTTGCCGCAATCGCGCATCACCGTCGCCGCCAGCGCGTCGGCGGCAGATTTGATTCGGCTGTCCGGATACGCCGACGAAGTTTTGACCGTTGGCAGATTGCGCCATGGTGAATTGCTGACGCCAAAAGCGTTTTACCGCAGCACCAAGGCAATCAGCGAGCTTCGCCACACCAATTTCGACCTGGCCGTTGAGTTCAAAGCCAACACCGAAGGCGCGGCGGTTTTGAATTTCGCCAATCCGGCGCAAAGGCTGAAACCGGTTGTGGGCAAAAACAAAGGCTTGAGCGGCATGCTGGAACAACTTGCCCAGACGGTTTCGACAAAATCTCCCGCGCTCACGCATCTTGCCCACGAATACCTGAGGAAACTGGAACCGATCGGCGTTCGCCCCATTGAAGCCGAACCCAGGTTGATGACCGACCGCGCCGCCGATCAGCAAATCGAAAAGCTGCTGAGCAAACACGGCGTGGAATTTGGCGAATTGCTGGTCGGCATTCATCCCGGAGCCGGACGGATTCAACATCGCTGGCCGTTGGAGCGGTTCG
Encoded proteins:
- a CDS encoding 2,3-bisphosphoglycerate-independent phosphoglycerate mutase, which encodes MANLTFRKRPLALIILDGFGHSDQTEGNAIKLARTPFLDQYLQKYLHTLIEASGERAGLRRNQSGSSEVGHMNIGSGRIVPVDITRIDEAIASGNFFDNPTLIAAVDAGKHSALHLIGLLSDGGVHSMNSHLYALLEMAARRGVERVFVHVITDGRDTPANSGKTHVAALIRKMRELGLGRISTISGRYYAMDRDNRWDRIKLAYDAMTAGQGRQAANPLAALDASYECGLTDEFIEPVVMIGENGFPVATIQRGDSCIFFNFRADRARQLTRAFTGLNFAKSVAEGFERERILDLNFATFTQYDRAVNSSIVFPPIKLKNTLAEVFANHGVSNLRIAETEKYAHVTYFFNGGIEQEYPGESRILVPSPDVATYDQKPEMSAFRLTDKICRALDDGDTDVYIINFANCDMVGHTGNLKAAIEAVEAVDTCLGWVIGTIERLKGVAIITADHGNCEQMTVTESDFPHTAHTNNPVPFVLCDAHYKGHLRDHGALEDIAPTLLDLLGIAKPSEMTGRSLLLHL
- a CDS encoding DUF104 domain-containing protein, which encodes MLQTIEAEVDVNGTVRLLTPVKITKTTRAVLTLLDDSIPSHILPPEITETDKRTEMIEAIVRSMQANPLPPNAPRFTRDELHERR
- a CDS encoding glycosyltransferase family 9 protein; translated protein: MTSLSDHQHILVIHVAGLAQTILALPALHSLRAHLPQSRITVAASASAADLIRLSGYADEVLTVGRLRHGELLTPKAFYRSTKAISELRHTNFDLAVEFKANTEGAAVLNFANPAQRLKPVVGKNKGLSGMLEQLAQTVSTKSPALTHLAHEYLRKLEPIGVRPIEAEPRLMTDRAADQQIEKLLSKHGVEFGELLVGIHPGAGRIQHRWPLERFVSIGSRLIHNFNARVLVFAGPQERGLAKQIVTLLPAKRAIAIQSPKLPELVSAFARLSLLIANHSGPAHVAAAAGAPVVVISTFVKHSSVDVLGNRCEHIRASHVGLISEEAVYEAACRLLKTNRAEFLRNR
- a CDS encoding MFS transporter, which translates into the protein MPNSPRPKIKHLRWYIAIMLCLASELNYMDRNTLSVLKDTIQGALHFDDSGYALITATFLWTYAVAYVISGRVVDHLGSRRGFLVFVSGWSIANMLHAFATGVGSFQFFRGLLATMEPANFPAGIKAVTEWFPMRERALAVGLFNAGTALGNTVAVPVAAGIALRYGWQSAFVFTGAIGFAWVALWFFFYRLPTEHPNITDEEKQLILEGREAEAVAEQSKPSFVQLLKMPETWGCALARMLTDPISYFLFFWTPSYLQTERGFNLKEVGMYAWIPFAALTLGNLFSGAMPRFLIHRGWALNTARKTTMLGVSIWMLVLCFAVTQATSPAMAVLMLAGVMFGHSAWGNITLPAEVFHKNAVGTVTGFGGFLGGVAGGVTQLVIGSVVKGYGYAPIFAVCAVMYLIALLLVHLLIGKLGEIRQVPAELQPRSA
- a CDS encoding PIN domain-containing protein codes for the protein MNAVDTNILIYVQDTRDPVKQAKAVALVKGLADGVLLWQVANEYLAASRKLVPLGYNHAQAFQDINNWRKVWTTILPTWAVMDRAEDVRQRFSLSFWDAMVIAACLEGGVTRLYSEDFDAYQQIDGLQLINPF